A region from the Corylus avellana chromosome ca7, CavTom2PMs-1.0 genome encodes:
- the LOC132186203 gene encoding uncharacterized protein LOC132186203 isoform X1 produces MSTLRQQVSVRDLVEEAKKRIVVLAICVVGLSYLMSLTSSSVWINLPVAASLIIGLRYLSLDFDMRRKAATYNSNLSSANTLSQKKPLEHPKNVEKSDWRRKVNSPVVEDAIDHFTRHLVSEWMTDLWYYRLTPDKEGPEELLNIMNSVLGEISDRMRNINLIDLLTRDLINLVCIHLELFRANQAKIEKKHSGLLTIEHRDMELRRILANENKLHPALFSAEAEHKVLQHLMDGLVSLTFKPADLQCFFFRCMARELLASTVMRPVLNMASPRFINEKIEFLVLKMTKANKGFPVQGTSQSKPDESSRISSDHFSKFLDPSVTGVELVQLKNAQSRTAADTSATDHVNGNKDPLLSIDPRSTRSWNSLPFNSQTSDESGLERQRSGGEWGDMLDLISRRKTQALAPEHFENMWTKGRDYKKKEGENRVIEQVPQGSSAAKSHKVDNLKATSKPKEKNTITKFNHSESGTVHSGCTARLSIENSFHPTGRSVSNRSSFVSYEEDDEHNPMRLEEIDSGSSTSYTSEDEETSNVTGLDSPVTKVWDGKSNRNLSISHIHHPLENSEGRIAKKTGKGHLHFQRLARTPSSHKRSRTRSQKTHIWQEVERTSFLSGDGQDILSSAKGHANVEDSSDDSEIENFGRVQSGAAASSSAPSFSIPESQNLTVNSLQNSLAVDSFFKLRCEVLGANIVKSGSKTFAVYSISVTDVNNNSWSIKRRFRHFEELHRRLKEFPEYNLHLPPKHFLSTGLDVPVIRERCKLLDKYLKKVMQLPTISGSIEVWDFLSVDSQTYLFSNSFSIIETLSVDLEDKPSEKSNRLPNFLGPTTDHLSPRREHLSAGSKESALPMKTNFVADGLSSNGKDTRPQNYASSPQNLGTTAKERDFKQRDGCGLEEASELHLDAATDPTLPTEWVPPNLSVHILDLVDVIFQLQDGGWIRRKAFWVAKQILQLGMGDAFDDWLIEKIQLLRKGSVIASGVRRVEQILWPDGIFITKHPKRRPPPSTNPSQNSPHGRQPMEISSPRLTDEQQQEAVRRAKFVYELMIDNAPAAIVGLVGRREYEQCAKDLYFFIQSSVCVKQLAFDLLELLLLSAFPELDYAFKELQEEKHKFGEFKEN; encoded by the exons TGACAAGCTCCTCAGTTTGGATCAACTTGCCTGTTGCTGCCTCCTTGATTATCGGCCTTCGTTATTTATCTTTAGATTTTGATATGCGGAGAAAAGCTGCAACATACAACAGCAACCTGTCCTCTGCAAATACTCTTTCTCAAAAGAAACCTCTTGAACATCCTAAAAATGTTGAAAAGTCTGACTGGAGAAGGAAAGTGAATTCTCCTGTTGTTGAGGATGCTATAGATCACTTTACTAGACATCTGGTTTCTGAGTGGATGACAGATCTCTGGTACTATCGCTTAACACCTGATAAAGAAGGTCCAGAGGAACTGTTGAACATTATGAATAGTGTACTTGGGGAAATTTCAGATCGCATGAggaatataaatttaattgatcTTCTGACAAG GGATCTTATTAATCTTGTTTGCATTCACTTGGAGCTTTTTCGTGCAAATCAAGCAAAGATTGAGAAGAAACATTCGGGATTGCTAACAATTGAACACCGAGATATGGAACTAAGACGCATCCTGGCTAATGAGAACAAATTGCACCCTGCTCTATTTTCGGCTGAAGCTGAGCACAAG GTTTTGCAGCACCTGATGGATGGTCTTGTTTCTTTAACATTTAAGCCTGCAGATCTGCAGTGCTTTTTCTTCCGTTGTATGGCCAGGGAGCTTCTTGCTAGTACAGTAATGCGACCTGTCCTAAACATGGCTAGTCCTAG gtttatcaatgaaaaaattgaattcttAGTCCTTAAAATGACCAAAGCTAATAAAGGTTTCCCAGTACAAGGAACATCTCAGTCCAAACCAGATGAGTCTTCTAGGATTTCATCTGATCATTTTTCTAAATTCTTAGATCCTTCTGTCACTGGAGTTGAACTCGTGCAGTTAAAAAATGCTCAATCAAGAACTGCTGCCGATACATCTGCAACAGATCATGTGAATGGAAATAAAGATCCCCTGCTTTCCATTGATCCTCGGTCGACCCGATCATGGAACTCATTGCCCTTCAACTCCCAAACTAGTGATGAAAGTGGTCTTGAACGACAACGCTCAGGAGGAGAATGGGGTGACATGTTAGATCTGATTTCTCGTAGAAAGACTCAAGCCCTTGCTCCAGAACATTTTGAAAACATGTGGACAAAAGGGAGAGACTATAAAAAGAAGGAAGGTGAAAATCGGGTCATTGAACAAGTACCACAGGGTTCTTCGGCAGCAAAGTCCCATAAAGTGGATAATTTAAAGGCAACATCCAAGCCTAAAGAAAAGAACACTATAACCAAGTTTAATCACTCTGAGAGTGGCACTGTTCACTCTGGATGTACTGCTCGTCTATCTATAGAAAACTCATTCCACCCTACAGGTCGGAGTGTATCAAATCGCTCTTCATTTGTTTcatatgaagaagatgatgagcaCAACCCTATGCGTTTGGAGGAGATTGACTCAGGGAGCAGTACTTCTTATACTTCTGAAGATGAAGAAACTAGCAATGTAACAGGCCTTGATTCTCCTGTAACTAAAGTATGGGATGGTAAAAGCAACAGAAACTTGTCTATTTCTCACATTCATCACCCACTTGAAAATTCAGAAGGCCGTATTGCAAAGAAGACTGGTAAAGGGCATCTTCACTTTCAAAGATTAGCTAGAACCCCATCCAGCCATAAAAGGTCTAGAACAAGGAGTCAGAAGACGCACATTTGGCAAGAGGTTGAGAGAACAAGCTTCTTGTCTGGTGATGGACAGGACATACTTAGTTCTGCAAAAGGACATGCAAATGTCGAGGACTCTAGTGATGATTCCGAGATTGAAAACTTCGGTAGAGTTCAGAGTGGAGCAGCTGCTTCTTCATCTGCACCCTCTTTTTCTATACCGGAAAGTCAAAATTTGACTGTTAATTCCTTGCAAAATTCATTGGCGGTGGATTCCTTTTTTAAGTTGAGATGTGAG GTATTGGGTGCAAATATTGTGAAGAGTGGTTCAAAAACATTTGCCGTTTATTCAATATCTGTTACAGACGTAAATAATAACAGTTGGTCAATCAAAAGAAG GTTTCGTCACTTTGAGGAGCTTCATCGGCGTCTAAAAGAGTTTCCAGAGTATAATCTTCATTTGCCACCAAAGCATTTTCTATCAACAGGTTTAGATGTACCTGTCATTCGAGAACGGTGTAAATTGCTTGACAAATATTTAAAG AAGGTTATGCAGCTTCCAACAATTTCAGGGTCAATTGAAGTTTGGGACTTTCTCAGTGTGGACTCTCAG ACTTATCTATTCTCAAATTCCTTTTCTATCATCGAAACTTTATCAG TTGACCTAGAGGATAAGCCATCTGAAAAGAGTAATAGGCTTCCAAATTTTCTTGGGCCTACAACCGACCACTTATCTCCAAGGAGAGAACATTTAAGCGCTGGAAGTAAGGAGTCTGCTTTGCCGATGAAGACTAATTTTGTGGCAGATGGATTAAGTTCAAATGGTAAAG ATACTAGGCCACAAAACTATGCATCTTCCCCCCAGAACTTGGGGACCACTGCAAAAGAAAGAGACTTTAAACAAAGAGACGGTTGTGGTTTGGAAGAGGCATCCGAGTTGCATCTTGATGCTGCTACTGACCCAACACTTCCTACAGAG TGGGTGCCACCAAATTTAAGTGTCCACATATTAGATTTGGTAGATGTCATCTTCCAGCTTCAAGATGGTGGATGGATCAG GCGGAAGGCTTTTTGGGTGGCCAAACAGATATTACAACTAGGAATGGGTGATGCCTTTGATGACTGGTTAATAGAGAAAATCCAGCTTCTGCGTAAGGGATCAGTGATTGCTTCAGGAGTCAGGCGCGTTGAGCAG ATACTCTGGCCCGACGGTATATTCATAACCAAGCACCCCAAGCGACGACCACCACCATCTACTAACCCATCCCAGAATTCACCTCATGGCCGACAACCTATGGAGATATCTTCACCTAGACTCACTGATGAGCAACAACAGGAGGCAGTTCGACGTGCAAAGTTTGTATATGAGCTAATGATAG ATAATGCACCAGCTGCTATCGTAGGTCTTGTAGGTCGCAGGGAGTATGAACAATGTGCAAAGGATCTCTATTTCTTTATTCAG TCATCAGTTTGTGTGAAGCAACTCGCTTTTGACCTTCTTGAGCTGCTGCTTTTGTCGGCATTTCCAGAACTAGATTATGCTTTTAAGGAGTTGCAAGaagaaaagcataaatttgGCGAATTCAAGgaaaattaa
- the LOC132186203 gene encoding uncharacterized protein LOC132186203 isoform X2: MSTLRQQVSVRDLVEEAKKRIVVLAICVVGLSYLMSLTSSSVWINLPVAASLIIGLRYLSLDFDMRRKAATYNSNLSSANTLSQKKPLEHPKNVEKSDWRRKVNSPVVEDAIDHFTRHLVSEWMTDLWYYRLTPDKEGPEELLNIMNSVLGEISDRMRNINLIDLLTRDLINLVCIHLELFRANQAKIEKKHSGLLTIEHRDMELRRILANENKLHPALFSAEAEHKVLQHLMDGLVSLTFKPADLQCFFFRCMARELLASTVMRPVLNMASPRFINEKIEFLVLKMTKANKGFPVQGTSQSKPDESSRISSDHFSKFLDPSVTGVELVQLKNAQSRTAADTSATDHVNGNKDPLLSIDPRSTRSWNSLPFNSQTSDESGLERQRSGGEWGDMLDLISRRKTQALAPEHFENMWTKGRDYKKKEGENRVIEQVPQGSSAAKSHKVDNLKATSKPKEKNTITKFNHSESGTVHSGCTARLSIENSFHPTGRSVSNRSSFVSYEEDDEHNPMRLEEIDSGSSTSYTSEDEETSNVTGLDSPVTKVWDGKSNRNLSISHIHHPLENSEGRIAKKTGKGHLHFQRLARTPSSHKRSRTRSQKTHIWQEVERTSFLSGDGQDILSSAKGHANVEDSSDDSEIENFGRVQSGAAASSSAPSFSIPESQNLTVNSLQNSLAVDSFFKLRCEVLGANIVKSGSKTFAVYSISVTDVNNNSWSIKRRFRHFEELHRRLKEFPEYNLHLPPKHFLSTGLDVPVIRERCKLLDKYLKKVMQLPTISGSIEVWDFLSVDSQTYLFSNSFSIIETLSVDLEDKPSEKSNRLPNFLGPTTDHLSPRREHLSAGSKESALPMKTNFVADGLSSNDTRPQNYASSPQNLGTTAKERDFKQRDGCGLEEASELHLDAATDPTLPTEWVPPNLSVHILDLVDVIFQLQDGGWIRRKAFWVAKQILQLGMGDAFDDWLIEKIQLLRKGSVIASGVRRVEQILWPDGIFITKHPKRRPPPSTNPSQNSPHGRQPMEISSPRLTDEQQQEAVRRAKFVYELMIDNAPAAIVGLVGRREYEQCAKDLYFFIQSSVCVKQLAFDLLELLLLSAFPELDYAFKELQEEKHKFGEFKEN; this comes from the exons TGACAAGCTCCTCAGTTTGGATCAACTTGCCTGTTGCTGCCTCCTTGATTATCGGCCTTCGTTATTTATCTTTAGATTTTGATATGCGGAGAAAAGCTGCAACATACAACAGCAACCTGTCCTCTGCAAATACTCTTTCTCAAAAGAAACCTCTTGAACATCCTAAAAATGTTGAAAAGTCTGACTGGAGAAGGAAAGTGAATTCTCCTGTTGTTGAGGATGCTATAGATCACTTTACTAGACATCTGGTTTCTGAGTGGATGACAGATCTCTGGTACTATCGCTTAACACCTGATAAAGAAGGTCCAGAGGAACTGTTGAACATTATGAATAGTGTACTTGGGGAAATTTCAGATCGCATGAggaatataaatttaattgatcTTCTGACAAG GGATCTTATTAATCTTGTTTGCATTCACTTGGAGCTTTTTCGTGCAAATCAAGCAAAGATTGAGAAGAAACATTCGGGATTGCTAACAATTGAACACCGAGATATGGAACTAAGACGCATCCTGGCTAATGAGAACAAATTGCACCCTGCTCTATTTTCGGCTGAAGCTGAGCACAAG GTTTTGCAGCACCTGATGGATGGTCTTGTTTCTTTAACATTTAAGCCTGCAGATCTGCAGTGCTTTTTCTTCCGTTGTATGGCCAGGGAGCTTCTTGCTAGTACAGTAATGCGACCTGTCCTAAACATGGCTAGTCCTAG gtttatcaatgaaaaaattgaattcttAGTCCTTAAAATGACCAAAGCTAATAAAGGTTTCCCAGTACAAGGAACATCTCAGTCCAAACCAGATGAGTCTTCTAGGATTTCATCTGATCATTTTTCTAAATTCTTAGATCCTTCTGTCACTGGAGTTGAACTCGTGCAGTTAAAAAATGCTCAATCAAGAACTGCTGCCGATACATCTGCAACAGATCATGTGAATGGAAATAAAGATCCCCTGCTTTCCATTGATCCTCGGTCGACCCGATCATGGAACTCATTGCCCTTCAACTCCCAAACTAGTGATGAAAGTGGTCTTGAACGACAACGCTCAGGAGGAGAATGGGGTGACATGTTAGATCTGATTTCTCGTAGAAAGACTCAAGCCCTTGCTCCAGAACATTTTGAAAACATGTGGACAAAAGGGAGAGACTATAAAAAGAAGGAAGGTGAAAATCGGGTCATTGAACAAGTACCACAGGGTTCTTCGGCAGCAAAGTCCCATAAAGTGGATAATTTAAAGGCAACATCCAAGCCTAAAGAAAAGAACACTATAACCAAGTTTAATCACTCTGAGAGTGGCACTGTTCACTCTGGATGTACTGCTCGTCTATCTATAGAAAACTCATTCCACCCTACAGGTCGGAGTGTATCAAATCGCTCTTCATTTGTTTcatatgaagaagatgatgagcaCAACCCTATGCGTTTGGAGGAGATTGACTCAGGGAGCAGTACTTCTTATACTTCTGAAGATGAAGAAACTAGCAATGTAACAGGCCTTGATTCTCCTGTAACTAAAGTATGGGATGGTAAAAGCAACAGAAACTTGTCTATTTCTCACATTCATCACCCACTTGAAAATTCAGAAGGCCGTATTGCAAAGAAGACTGGTAAAGGGCATCTTCACTTTCAAAGATTAGCTAGAACCCCATCCAGCCATAAAAGGTCTAGAACAAGGAGTCAGAAGACGCACATTTGGCAAGAGGTTGAGAGAACAAGCTTCTTGTCTGGTGATGGACAGGACATACTTAGTTCTGCAAAAGGACATGCAAATGTCGAGGACTCTAGTGATGATTCCGAGATTGAAAACTTCGGTAGAGTTCAGAGTGGAGCAGCTGCTTCTTCATCTGCACCCTCTTTTTCTATACCGGAAAGTCAAAATTTGACTGTTAATTCCTTGCAAAATTCATTGGCGGTGGATTCCTTTTTTAAGTTGAGATGTGAG GTATTGGGTGCAAATATTGTGAAGAGTGGTTCAAAAACATTTGCCGTTTATTCAATATCTGTTACAGACGTAAATAATAACAGTTGGTCAATCAAAAGAAG GTTTCGTCACTTTGAGGAGCTTCATCGGCGTCTAAAAGAGTTTCCAGAGTATAATCTTCATTTGCCACCAAAGCATTTTCTATCAACAGGTTTAGATGTACCTGTCATTCGAGAACGGTGTAAATTGCTTGACAAATATTTAAAG AAGGTTATGCAGCTTCCAACAATTTCAGGGTCAATTGAAGTTTGGGACTTTCTCAGTGTGGACTCTCAG ACTTATCTATTCTCAAATTCCTTTTCTATCATCGAAACTTTATCAG TTGACCTAGAGGATAAGCCATCTGAAAAGAGTAATAGGCTTCCAAATTTTCTTGGGCCTACAACCGACCACTTATCTCCAAGGAGAGAACATTTAAGCGCTGGAAGTAAGGAGTCTGCTTTGCCGATGAAGACTAATTTTGTGGCAGATGGATTAAGTTCAAATG ATACTAGGCCACAAAACTATGCATCTTCCCCCCAGAACTTGGGGACCACTGCAAAAGAAAGAGACTTTAAACAAAGAGACGGTTGTGGTTTGGAAGAGGCATCCGAGTTGCATCTTGATGCTGCTACTGACCCAACACTTCCTACAGAG TGGGTGCCACCAAATTTAAGTGTCCACATATTAGATTTGGTAGATGTCATCTTCCAGCTTCAAGATGGTGGATGGATCAG GCGGAAGGCTTTTTGGGTGGCCAAACAGATATTACAACTAGGAATGGGTGATGCCTTTGATGACTGGTTAATAGAGAAAATCCAGCTTCTGCGTAAGGGATCAGTGATTGCTTCAGGAGTCAGGCGCGTTGAGCAG ATACTCTGGCCCGACGGTATATTCATAACCAAGCACCCCAAGCGACGACCACCACCATCTACTAACCCATCCCAGAATTCACCTCATGGCCGACAACCTATGGAGATATCTTCACCTAGACTCACTGATGAGCAACAACAGGAGGCAGTTCGACGTGCAAAGTTTGTATATGAGCTAATGATAG ATAATGCACCAGCTGCTATCGTAGGTCTTGTAGGTCGCAGGGAGTATGAACAATGTGCAAAGGATCTCTATTTCTTTATTCAG TCATCAGTTTGTGTGAAGCAACTCGCTTTTGACCTTCTTGAGCTGCTGCTTTTGTCGGCATTTCCAGAACTAGATTATGCTTTTAAGGAGTTGCAAGaagaaaagcataaatttgGCGAATTCAAGgaaaattaa
- the LOC132186204 gene encoding large ribosomal subunit protein eL37x yields MGKGTGSFGKRRNKTHTLCVRCGRRSFHLQKSRCSACAFPAARKRTYNWSVKAIRRKTTGTGRMRYLRHLPRRFKSGFREGTQAAPRKKGAAATA; encoded by the exons ATG GGAAAGGGAACAGGGAGTTTCGGAAAGAGGAGGAACAAGACCCACACCCTCTGCGTGAGGTGTGGCCGCCGCAGCTTCCATCTCCAGAAGAGTCGCTGCTCTGCCTGTGCCTTCCCCGCTGCCCGCAAGAGGACAT ATAACTGGAGTGTGAAGGCGATCCGAAGGAAGACTACTGGAACTGGAAGGATGAGGTACCTCCGCCACTTGCCTCGCAGGTTCAAGAGCGGCTTCAGAGAGG GTACTCAAGCAGCACCAAGGAAGAAGGGAGCAGCCGCCACTGCTTAA